The following proteins are co-located in the Rhodococcus opacus B4 genome:
- a CDS encoding AMP-binding protein — protein sequence MPTSPSSNPTALESALAEIRELQDAAWPPQVPRFVEYPIEGRTVIDYLRHWASERPQTVAIDFYGRAITYTELDELSDRFAGWLRKRGAAAGDRVGVHLTNCPQFHVAMLGILKIGAVHVPINPLFREHELAYELVDAGVEILLTQDSFADMVESVRDQTALRHVAVTALSDMLPDEPSVAPPFPHASAVTDWAEIMNTQRAEPIPMYPDALAALNYTGGTTGMPKGCEHTQAHMVYTAATATLAGGKQVGEAPPVVLGFLPIFWIAGEDFGILYPLINGGTVVLLNRWDPDAAATLVESRGVTSMVGTVDNFVELMDLPGFRDRDFSTLDNAMAVSFVLKLDPAIRGRWRDATGHVLREASYGMTETHTADTITLGFQTGDEDLLSQPVFCGLPVPGTDVLIVDEAGAPVPVGQPGQIIVRSPSLLTGYYGKPDATAAALRDGWLQTGDVGKLNGKGALHYLARNKEMIKTNGMSVFPSEVEALLLLHPDIQSAAVVPKPDPGKGQVPFAFVQLLPDRQVSAEELREWAARNMATYKVPTVEVLDALPMTATGKVRKADLFALAEEYK from the coding sequence ATGCCCACTTCGCCTTCGAGCAACCCCACGGCACTGGAATCGGCCCTCGCCGAGATCAGAGAACTCCAGGACGCCGCGTGGCCGCCGCAGGTACCGCGGTTCGTCGAGTACCCGATCGAGGGCCGCACCGTCATCGACTACCTGCGGCACTGGGCATCGGAGCGACCGCAGACCGTCGCGATCGACTTCTACGGTCGTGCCATCACGTACACCGAACTCGACGAACTGTCCGACCGCTTCGCCGGCTGGCTCCGGAAGCGGGGCGCGGCCGCCGGCGACCGCGTCGGCGTCCATCTCACCAACTGTCCGCAGTTCCATGTCGCCATGCTCGGGATCCTGAAGATCGGCGCCGTCCACGTCCCGATCAACCCGTTGTTCCGGGAGCACGAACTCGCATACGAACTCGTGGACGCCGGTGTGGAGATCCTGCTGACCCAGGATTCTTTCGCGGACATGGTCGAATCCGTGCGCGACCAGACGGCGCTGCGGCACGTCGCGGTCACGGCGCTGTCGGACATGCTGCCGGACGAACCCAGCGTGGCACCACCGTTCCCCCACGCCTCCGCAGTCACCGACTGGGCGGAGATCATGAACACTCAACGCGCAGAGCCGATTCCGATGTATCCCGACGCGCTGGCGGCACTGAACTACACCGGGGGCACCACCGGGATGCCGAAGGGCTGCGAACACACGCAGGCGCACATGGTCTACACCGCCGCCACCGCGACGCTGGCAGGCGGGAAGCAGGTGGGCGAGGCTCCCCCGGTGGTCCTCGGATTCCTGCCCATCTTCTGGATCGCCGGCGAGGACTTCGGCATCCTGTATCCGCTGATCAACGGCGGCACCGTCGTGCTCCTCAACCGCTGGGACCCGGACGCCGCGGCGACGCTCGTCGAAAGTCGTGGGGTGACGTCGATGGTGGGGACGGTCGACAACTTTGTGGAACTGATGGACCTGCCCGGCTTCCGCGACAGAGACTTCTCCACCCTCGACAACGCGATGGCCGTGTCGTTCGTGCTCAAACTCGACCCCGCGATTCGCGGGCGCTGGCGCGACGCCACCGGGCACGTGCTCCGGGAGGCCAGTTACGGTATGACGGAGACGCACACCGCCGACACCATCACGCTCGGTTTCCAGACCGGCGACGAAGACCTGCTCAGCCAACCCGTGTTCTGCGGACTCCCGGTTCCGGGCACCGACGTGCTGATCGTCGACGAGGCCGGTGCGCCCGTGCCGGTGGGGCAACCCGGACAGATCATCGTCCGCAGTCCGTCGCTGCTCACCGGTTACTACGGCAAACCCGATGCCACCGCCGCCGCGCTCCGCGACGGCTGGCTCCAGACCGGCGATGTCGGCAAGCTGAACGGCAAAGGCGCACTGCACTATCTGGCGCGCAACAAGGAAATGATCAAGACCAACGGAATGAGCGTGTTCCCCTCCGAGGTGGAGGCACTGCTCCTGCTGCATCCCGACATCCAGTCGGCCGCGGTCGTCCCGAAGCCCGATCCGGGCAAGGGTCAGGTGCCGTTCGCCTTCGTCCAGCTCCTGCCCGACCGCCAGGTTTCCGCAGAGGAACTGCGGGAGTGGGCGGCCCGGAACATGGCCACCTACAAGGTCCCCACCGTCGAGGTGCTCGACGCCCTACCCATGACGGCGACCGGGAAGGTCCGCAAGGCCGACCTGTTCGCTCTGGCCGAGGAGTACAAGTGA
- a CDS encoding TetR/AcrR family transcriptional regulator — translation MTVTTSEAQERARSARKDNDGPRRRELLRAASACFAELGYDRTTVEVITTRAEVSRATFYAYFSSKDEVFHAVAADVCEEFLEAQHVEGPASEDLREVLRTTTKAFVEAVYTNGRVLELIRHRARLDPEVGRSWTTVQTRLIRRYTRFIERINASCDVTPCAPPARIAQTLADAQLAGAARLVDATAREQRRYTADLTAISERLIGFA, via the coding sequence GTGACCGTGACCACAAGCGAGGCTCAGGAGCGGGCGCGGTCGGCGCGGAAAGACAACGACGGTCCCCGCCGCCGCGAACTCCTCCGCGCCGCGAGCGCCTGCTTCGCCGAACTCGGCTACGACCGGACGACCGTCGAAGTGATCACCACCCGGGCCGAAGTGTCGCGGGCAACGTTCTACGCCTACTTCTCGTCGAAGGACGAGGTGTTCCACGCCGTCGCCGCCGACGTGTGCGAGGAGTTCCTCGAGGCCCAGCACGTGGAAGGACCGGCCAGCGAGGACCTGCGAGAGGTGCTGCGCACCACCACGAAAGCGTTCGTGGAAGCCGTATACACCAACGGGCGCGTCCTCGAACTGATCCGGCACCGCGCCCGGCTCGACCCCGAGGTCGGCCGAAGCTGGACCACCGTGCAGACCCGGCTCATCCGCCGCTACACCCGGTTCATCGAGCGCATCAACGCCTCGTGCGACGTCACACCGTGCGCGCCGCCCGCCCGCATCGCGCAGACCCTCGCCGACGCCCAGCTCGCGGGCGCCGCCCGGCTGGTGGACGCGACGGCCCGTGAACAACGCCGGTACACCGCCGACCTGACCGCCATCTCCGAAAGACTCATCGGCTTCGCCTAG
- a CDS encoding L-idonate 5-dehydrogenase: MNTSPTTASEAIEVPTHAQAVVAHGANDLRVEDVPIAAPKPDEAVIRIAYGGICGSDLHYWQHGAAGESILRAPMRLGHEASGTVLIGATDGSGPAVGTPVTIHPATPGGDTSKYPADRPNISPGCTYLGSAAHFPHADGLFVSHVAVPTRMLRVLPDGLDLRLASLAEPASVAWHAVARAGDVKGRSVLVIGAGPIGALVVAVLKRAGAGKITAVDMHEYPLRIARAVGADETLTATDADAVAAVEADVTIECSGNHRGLASAIHGTARGGRVVMVGLLPSGDQPVPVSIAITRELDLVGSFRFNDEIDEVVAALADGSLVVDPIVTAEYDVADALTAFAAARDASSSSKVLLRF; the protein is encoded by the coding sequence ATGAACACCAGCCCGACCACCGCCTCCGAAGCCATCGAGGTTCCGACGCACGCGCAGGCGGTCGTCGCCCACGGCGCGAACGACCTGCGCGTCGAAGACGTGCCGATCGCGGCACCGAAACCGGACGAAGCGGTGATCCGGATCGCCTACGGCGGAATCTGCGGATCCGATCTGCACTACTGGCAGCACGGCGCGGCGGGGGAGTCGATTCTCCGCGCGCCGATGCGGCTCGGGCACGAGGCGTCCGGCACCGTTCTGATCGGTGCGACGGACGGAAGCGGACCGGCCGTCGGCACTCCCGTCACCATCCATCCGGCGACACCCGGCGGCGATACCAGCAAGTACCCGGCGGATCGCCCCAACATTTCCCCCGGCTGCACATATCTGGGCAGCGCGGCGCACTTTCCGCACGCGGACGGGTTGTTCGTCAGCCACGTCGCCGTCCCGACGCGCATGCTCCGGGTTCTTCCCGACGGCCTCGACCTTCGTCTCGCCTCACTGGCCGAGCCGGCGAGCGTCGCGTGGCACGCGGTCGCGCGAGCAGGGGACGTGAAGGGCAGGTCGGTCCTCGTCATCGGTGCCGGACCGATCGGCGCGCTCGTGGTGGCGGTACTGAAGCGAGCGGGCGCCGGGAAGATCACGGCGGTGGACATGCACGAGTACCCGCTGAGGATCGCGCGCGCCGTGGGTGCGGACGAGACCCTCACCGCAACCGATGCCGACGCAGTCGCGGCCGTGGAAGCGGACGTCACCATCGAATGCTCGGGTAACCATCGCGGTCTGGCATCGGCGATACACGGAACGGCCCGCGGCGGCCGGGTCGTGATGGTCGGATTGCTTCCGTCCGGTGATCAGCCGGTACCCGTGTCGATTGCAATCACCCGGGAACTGGACCTGGTCGGTTCGTTCCGGTTCAACGACGAGATCGACGAGGTGGTGGCCGCCCTCGCCGACGGTTCGCTGGTGGTCGATCCGATCGTAACGGCCGAGTACGACGTCGCCGATGCGCTCACCGCCTTCGCGGCGGCCAGGGATGCGTCGTCGTCGAGCAAGGTGCTCCTCAGGTTCTGA
- a CDS encoding sugar kinase — translation MTVLTFGETMALTRAVDTGALAHTSTLHLGIGGAESNFAIALRRLGVDVTWIGRVGRDSLGDLIERELRAEGITADVIRDPDAPTGLMVKERRTATATRVWYYRTGSAGSRLTTSDIADARLESASLLHVTGITPALSDSARKTTLHCVEQARALGIPVSFDLNYRRALWSPDEAGPVFRELIALSDIVFAGEDEAAIAVGEGTPAELVARVRDLGPRESILKLGDQGCLAMVDGETYSLPAVPVSVVDSVGAGDGFVAGYLAERLAGKAPADRLKTAVTVGAFACTVSGDWEGMPRRDELGLLTTTEPVTR, via the coding sequence ATGACGGTGCTGACCTTCGGCGAGACGATGGCTCTCACCCGGGCGGTGGACACCGGGGCGCTCGCCCACACATCGACGCTCCACCTGGGAATCGGCGGCGCCGAATCGAACTTCGCGATCGCCTTGCGGCGACTCGGCGTCGACGTCACCTGGATCGGTCGCGTCGGCCGGGACAGCCTGGGCGACCTGATCGAACGGGAACTCCGGGCCGAGGGAATCACCGCCGACGTCATCCGGGACCCGGATGCTCCGACCGGACTGATGGTGAAGGAGCGGCGAACCGCCACTGCCACCCGCGTCTGGTACTACCGGACCGGCAGCGCGGGGTCGCGGCTGACGACGTCGGACATCGCGGACGCCCGCCTCGAGTCGGCGTCCCTGCTGCACGTCACCGGCATCACCCCAGCCTTGTCCGACTCTGCCAGGAAGACCACCCTGCATTGCGTCGAACAGGCACGCGCACTGGGTATTCCGGTGTCGTTCGACCTCAACTACCGCCGCGCGCTGTGGTCGCCGGACGAAGCGGGCCCCGTCTTCCGTGAGCTGATCGCGTTGTCGGACATCGTCTTCGCAGGTGAGGACGAGGCCGCGATCGCGGTGGGCGAGGGCACCCCCGCCGAACTCGTCGCCCGTGTCCGCGACCTCGGACCACGCGAGAGCATCCTGAAGCTGGGCGACCAGGGATGCCTGGCGATGGTCGACGGAGAGACGTACTCCCTCCCCGCGGTGCCGGTGAGCGTGGTCGACTCCGTCGGGGCGGGAGACGGTTTCGTCGCCGGCTACCTAGCGGAACGCCTCGCCGGGAAGGCACCCGCCGACCGACTGAAAACCGCTGTGACGGTCGGGGCATTCGCATGCACCGTGTCCGGCGACTGGGAGGGCATGCCGCGTCGGGACGAACTCGGACTCCTCACCACCACGGAACCCGTCACCCGATGA
- a CDS encoding MDR family oxidoreductase: MKEFTAWIARENEGAIGLSQETVGESFLPQGEVTIQVEYSSVNFKDALALTPKGGVVREYPIVPGIDVAGTVVESQSPEFSVGDTVVAHGYDIGTARHGGYAQFARVPADWVVKLDGMSTRTAAAIGTAGFTAAMSVEALQSRGVEPGNGPVLVTGASGGVGTVAVDLLSAAGFEVVASSGKPEKAELLTQLGASKVIGRLPEPDTKPRPLGKAQWAAAVDCVGGATLAHVLSTIEYGGAVAASGLTGGPKLETTVLPFILRGVSLLGIDSVQYPIDQRRRLWGRLASDLAPSRLESITHDVPIADVVSVIDQVRAGTYSGRAVVAVAP, encoded by the coding sequence ATGAAGGAATTCACCGCCTGGATCGCTCGCGAGAACGAGGGTGCCATCGGCCTCTCCCAGGAGACGGTCGGCGAGTCGTTCCTCCCGCAGGGCGAGGTGACGATCCAGGTCGAGTACTCCAGCGTGAACTTCAAGGACGCGCTGGCGCTCACGCCGAAGGGTGGAGTGGTCCGCGAGTACCCCATCGTGCCCGGCATCGATGTGGCAGGCACCGTCGTCGAATCGCAGTCCCCGGAGTTCTCCGTCGGCGACACGGTCGTCGCGCACGGCTACGACATCGGCACCGCCCGGCACGGCGGGTACGCGCAGTTCGCCCGTGTTCCGGCCGACTGGGTGGTGAAACTCGACGGCATGTCCACCCGCACCGCTGCCGCGATCGGGACGGCCGGTTTCACGGCCGCGATGAGCGTGGAGGCACTGCAGTCCCGCGGCGTCGAGCCGGGCAACGGCCCGGTCCTGGTGACCGGTGCGAGCGGTGGCGTCGGCACCGTCGCCGTCGACCTGCTGTCGGCGGCCGGCTTCGAGGTGGTCGCGTCGAGCGGAAAGCCGGAGAAGGCGGAACTGCTCACCCAGCTGGGCGCGAGCAAGGTGATCGGACGACTCCCCGAACCCGACACGAAACCGCGTCCGCTCGGCAAGGCCCAGTGGGCTGCCGCGGTCGACTGCGTCGGCGGCGCCACCCTCGCCCACGTGCTCAGCACCATCGAATACGGCGGTGCCGTGGCGGCGAGCGGCCTGACCGGCGGACCGAAGCTCGAGACCACGGTCCTGCCGTTCATCCTGCGTGGTGTCAGCCTGCTCGGGATCGATTCGGTGCAGTACCCGATCGACCAGCGGCGCCGGCTGTGGGGCCGTCTCGCGTCCGACCTCGCGCCGTCCCGGCTCGAGTCGATCACCCATGACGTTCCGATTGCGGACGTCGTCTCGGTGATCGACCAGGTGCGAGCCGGCACCTACTCGGGCCGGGCCGTTGTGGCTGTCGCCCCGTGA
- a CDS encoding bifunctional 4-hydroxy-2-oxoglutarate aldolase/2-dehydro-3-deoxy-phosphogluconate aldolase: protein MTSSVIAVLRAAHADRYAPVVNVLAENGVRAVELTMSTPGTLESLSSIRRDAPDGVEIGVGTVTTVDQARAALDVGADFLVTPTTDLEVIATAVRAGIPIYPGGFTPTELWNGWNGGATAVKLFPASVVGPEYIGHLRGPFPDIQVVPSGGVSIEDVPAWVAAGAAAVSLGGPLIGDALRGGDLGQLAERCRRLGDVVAGLAVA from the coding sequence ATGACCTCCTCCGTCATCGCGGTGCTGCGCGCCGCGCACGCCGACCGGTACGCCCCCGTCGTCAACGTCCTCGCCGAGAACGGCGTGCGCGCCGTCGAGCTGACGATGAGCACGCCGGGCACCCTCGAGTCCCTGAGCAGCATCCGGCGCGACGCACCCGACGGCGTCGAGATCGGGGTCGGGACGGTCACCACCGTCGACCAGGCCCGCGCCGCCCTCGATGTGGGAGCCGACTTCCTCGTGACGCCGACGACCGACCTCGAGGTCATCGCCACGGCCGTCCGTGCCGGAATCCCCATCTATCCGGGCGGATTCACCCCGACCGAACTGTGGAACGGATGGAACGGCGGTGCGACTGCCGTGAAACTGTTCCCGGCATCGGTAGTCGGTCCGGAGTACATCGGGCACCTGCGCGGACCCTTCCCCGACATCCAGGTCGTCCCTTCGGGTGGGGTGAGCATCGAGGACGTCCCCGCGTGGGTCGCCGCCGGCGCGGCGGCGGTCAGCCTCGGCGGCCCGCTGATCGGCGACGCACTCCGCGGCGGCGACCTCGGGCAGCTCGCCGAACGCTGCCGGCGCCTCGGCGACGTCGTTGCCGGGCTGGCGGTCGCGTGA
- a CDS encoding acetyl-CoA carboxylase family protein, which yields MTLLVANRGEIALRIIRTAEEMSVDTVAVYAEDDADSPHVRAATEAVALHGSGPSAYLDTRAILDAAAEFGATAVHPGYGFLSENADFARACAEAGLTFVGPSPEVLDIFGDKSSAREAAVAAKVPVLAATTGPTDLDGVRMFFAEHPGGIMIKALAGGGGRGIRAVRSADRIDEAYRLCASEAQLGFGNPALFAEALLDGARHIEVQVVAAPQAGVTRALAVGDRDCSVQRRHQKLVEIAPAQGLDPGLRGELHEAAARLCASVGYRGLATVEFLVSPDGFVFLEVNPRIQVEHTVTEEVTGIDLVAVQIDIARGADFDDLSLPDGIGATGLDTSGTLAVARGIAVQSRVNMETMRPDGQAVPAAGTLSVFSPPTGPGVRVDTYGRPGLSPSPRYDSLLAKVIVHSRGQSFSAAVRKADAALAEFVVEGVPTNIGFLRAILADPGFADGVVGTDHLAERMSALVDAAHVHQPAEVASEALELRAGEDVLRAHMAGTVVESTGEGATVESGAQLVVLEAMKMQHVIAAPAGAVVERNLVSPGQTVSAGDPLVVIRRTAAETSGVADSAIDLDRERADLAEIRERHEYTLDAARPAAIAKRAKLGRRSARANIDDLVDPGSFVEYGPLVLAAQRSRRSEQDLIENTPADGLVAGLATVNGDVFGPQDSQAVVLSYDYTVLAGTQGMRNHAKTDRVIELAGRKQVPVVLFAEGGGGRPGDTDAGPAAGLDLNTFRSLAALNGKVPLVSIVSGRCFAGNAALAGVCDVLIATPDANIGMGGPAMVGGGGLGVYRPEDIGPVDVQRRNGVIDLLARDEAHAVELAKTYLSYFQGVLPDWEAPDERLARHVVPENRLRAYDVRSAVESIADVGSVLELRRDHGVGIVTALIRVEGAPYGLVANSSHHLGGAIDAVAADKMARFLELCESFGLPVVSLCDTPGFMVGPDSEKEATVRRFGKLFVAGARMTVPYGTVILRKGYGLGAMAMAGGSFHASEFTVAWPTGEIGAMGLEGAVRLGFRKELEALDDPAERDTAFAHLVDAAYQHGKALNAATIFELDDVIDPADSRAWIVRLRRP from the coding sequence GTGACCCTGCTGGTCGCCAATCGTGGCGAGATCGCGCTCCGCATCATCCGCACCGCCGAGGAGATGTCTGTCGACACCGTCGCCGTCTACGCGGAGGACGACGCGGACAGCCCCCACGTGCGCGCCGCGACCGAAGCAGTCGCACTCCACGGTTCCGGCCCGTCCGCCTACCTGGACACTCGGGCCATCCTCGACGCGGCCGCGGAGTTCGGTGCCACGGCAGTGCATCCCGGGTACGGCTTCCTCAGCGAGAACGCCGACTTCGCACGTGCATGCGCCGAGGCCGGGCTGACCTTCGTGGGACCGAGCCCCGAGGTGCTCGACATCTTCGGCGACAAGTCGTCCGCACGCGAGGCCGCGGTCGCCGCGAAGGTACCGGTGCTCGCCGCGACCACCGGTCCCACCGATCTCGACGGCGTCCGCATGTTCTTCGCGGAACACCCGGGCGGCATCATGATCAAGGCGCTCGCGGGCGGCGGCGGTCGCGGCATCCGTGCCGTCCGCAGCGCAGACCGGATCGACGAGGCCTACCGGCTCTGCGCGTCCGAGGCGCAACTCGGATTCGGCAACCCCGCACTGTTCGCCGAGGCACTGCTCGACGGCGCCCGGCACATCGAGGTGCAGGTCGTTGCGGCACCGCAGGCGGGCGTGACGCGGGCACTCGCCGTCGGTGACCGCGACTGCAGCGTGCAGCGCCGCCACCAGAAACTCGTCGAGATCGCACCCGCGCAGGGACTCGATCCCGGACTGCGCGGCGAACTCCACGAGGCCGCGGCGCGCCTGTGTGCCAGTGTCGGCTACCGGGGCCTGGCCACCGTCGAATTCCTGGTGTCGCCAGACGGATTCGTGTTCCTGGAGGTCAATCCTCGGATCCAGGTGGAACACACGGTCACCGAAGAGGTGACGGGGATCGACCTCGTCGCCGTGCAGATCGACATCGCGCGGGGAGCGGACTTCGACGACCTGTCGCTGCCGGACGGGATCGGCGCCACCGGACTCGACACGTCGGGCACACTCGCTGTCGCACGCGGAATCGCCGTCCAGTCCCGGGTGAACATGGAGACGATGCGCCCCGACGGTCAGGCCGTTCCCGCCGCGGGAACGCTCTCCGTCTTCTCCCCGCCGACGGGACCGGGTGTGCGCGTGGACACCTACGGCCGGCCGGGACTGTCGCCGAGCCCGCGGTACGACTCGCTCCTCGCGAAGGTGATCGTCCATTCGCGCGGGCAGTCGTTCTCCGCCGCGGTGCGGAAGGCCGATGCGGCGCTCGCCGAGTTCGTCGTCGAGGGCGTCCCCACCAATATCGGCTTCCTCCGGGCGATTCTGGCCGATCCCGGCTTCGCCGACGGCGTCGTCGGCACCGACCATCTCGCCGAGCGGATGAGTGCGCTCGTCGACGCCGCGCACGTGCACCAGCCGGCGGAGGTGGCGTCGGAGGCACTCGAGTTGCGGGCCGGCGAGGACGTGTTGCGCGCCCACATGGCCGGGACGGTCGTGGAGTCGACCGGAGAAGGGGCGACCGTGGAGTCGGGTGCCCAACTCGTCGTGCTCGAGGCCATGAAGATGCAGCACGTGATCGCCGCCCCCGCGGGCGCGGTGGTCGAGCGGAATCTGGTGTCGCCCGGGCAGACCGTCAGCGCCGGCGACCCGTTGGTCGTGATCCGCCGCACCGCGGCGGAGACGAGTGGCGTGGCTGACAGCGCAATCGATCTCGATCGTGAGCGTGCCGATCTGGCGGAGATCCGGGAGCGCCACGAATACACGCTCGACGCCGCCCGGCCCGCTGCGATCGCGAAGCGGGCGAAGCTCGGGAGGCGAAGCGCACGCGCCAACATCGACGATCTGGTCGACCCCGGCAGCTTCGTCGAGTACGGACCCTTGGTCCTGGCCGCGCAGCGCAGCCGCCGCTCCGAGCAGGATCTGATCGAGAACACCCCCGCAGACGGTCTCGTCGCCGGACTCGCCACCGTCAACGGGGACGTGTTCGGCCCGCAGGATTCGCAGGCGGTGGTGCTGTCGTACGACTACACGGTGCTCGCCGGTACCCAGGGCATGCGCAACCACGCGAAGACGGACCGGGTGATCGAACTCGCCGGCCGCAAGCAGGTTCCGGTCGTCCTGTTCGCCGAGGGTGGCGGCGGACGGCCCGGCGACACCGACGCCGGACCGGCAGCCGGCCTGGACCTGAACACCTTCCGGTCGCTGGCGGCGCTGAACGGGAAGGTGCCGCTGGTGTCGATCGTGTCCGGTCGCTGCTTTGCGGGCAATGCCGCCCTGGCCGGGGTCTGCGACGTCCTGATCGCCACCCCCGACGCGAACATCGGCATGGGCGGTCCGGCGATGGTCGGGGGCGGCGGACTCGGTGTGTACCGGCCGGAGGACATCGGTCCGGTCGACGTGCAGCGGCGCAACGGCGTCATCGACCTGCTCGCCCGCGACGAGGCGCACGCCGTCGAACTCGCGAAGACGTACCTCTCGTACTTCCAGGGGGTGCTCCCCGACTGGGAAGCCCCCGACGAGCGGCTGGCACGCCACGTCGTCCCGGAGAACCGGTTGCGCGCCTACGACGTGCGCAGTGCCGTGGAATCCATCGCCGACGTCGGCTCGGTCCTCGAACTACGCCGCGACCACGGCGTCGGCATCGTCACCGCGCTGATCCGGGTCGAGGGAGCCCCGTACGGTCTCGTCGCGAACAGCAGCCACCACCTCGGAGGCGCGATCGACGCGGTCGCGGCGGACAAGATGGCCCGCTTCCTGGAGCTGTGCGAATCGTTCGGTCTGCCAGTCGTCTCACTGTGTGACACACCGGGATTCATGGTCGGACCCGACTCGGAGAAGGAGGCCACGGTTCGCCGGTTCGGGAAACTGTTCGTCGCGGGCGCGCGGATGACGGTGCCGTACGGGACCGTCATCCTGCGCAAGGGGTACGGCCTCGGCGCGATGGCCATGGCGGGCGGCTCCTTCCACGCGTCCGAGTTCACGGTCGCGTGGCCGACCGGCGAGATCGGGGCCATGGGACTGGAAGGCGCGGTGCGGCTCGGGTTCCGGAAGGAACTCGAGGCCCTCGACGACCCCGCCGAGCGCGACACCGCGTTCGCGCACCTCGTCGACGCCGCCTACCAGCACGGGAAGGCCCTCAACGCGGCGACGATCTTCGAACTCGACGACGTGATCGACCCGGCCGACTCCCGTGCCTGGATCGTGCGCCTCCGGCGCCCGTGA
- a CDS encoding cytochrome P450, with product MTHSPTHRIDIFDPAHLDEPNELYRILREHSPVHRVAGTDFFLVSTWDLVTEAANRTEDFSSHLTGVLVQQPEGPPTTFDMDGGGRAIHVLATADDPTHLHHRKLVLPTLGRRIRALTPTVQSLVDTLWDEGVRDGRIDWAAEMADRLPLTMVAHLIGLPEEDVPQLLAWAYDSTEMLGGIVDANRLGPLVASVTELAAYLRAELVRARSGPSEDLLGVLAHACNAGELLEDVAVLVLLQLVGAGGESTAGLIANAARLLSTHPDVQTRLRQEPALVDAFLDEALRLESPFRGHHRHVVADTTLGGVDLPAGSHLLLLWGAANRDPAAFDRPGEIVLDRPHIRSHLAFGKGVHFCVGSALARMEALTATTTLLARTEQFSLADDAESRWLPSLLVRRHSALPLRIGQATRPD from the coding sequence ATGACCCACTCGCCGACCCACCGGATCGACATCTTCGATCCGGCCCACCTCGACGAACCGAACGAGCTGTACCGGATACTCCGCGAGCACTCCCCCGTCCATCGCGTCGCAGGCACCGACTTCTTCCTCGTGTCCACGTGGGATCTCGTGACCGAGGCGGCCAACCGCACCGAAGACTTCTCCTCGCACCTCACCGGGGTGCTGGTGCAGCAGCCGGAGGGACCGCCCACGACGTTCGACATGGACGGCGGCGGCCGGGCGATCCACGTGCTGGCCACCGCCGACGACCCGACCCACCTGCACCATCGCAAACTCGTGCTGCCCACGCTCGGGCGCCGCATCCGGGCGCTGACCCCCACGGTGCAGTCGCTCGTCGACACCCTGTGGGACGAGGGGGTGCGGGACGGGCGGATCGACTGGGCGGCCGAGATGGCCGACCGACTACCCCTGACGATGGTGGCGCATCTCATCGGGCTGCCCGAGGAGGACGTTCCCCAGCTACTCGCCTGGGCCTACGACAGCACGGAGATGCTGGGAGGGATCGTCGACGCGAATCGCCTCGGCCCGCTCGTCGCCTCCGTGACCGAACTGGCCGCGTATCTGCGGGCCGAACTCGTGCGGGCACGGTCGGGTCCCTCGGAGGATCTCCTGGGAGTGCTCGCACATGCGTGCAATGCCGGGGAACTCCTCGAGGACGTGGCGGTACTCGTCCTCCTCCAGTTGGTCGGCGCCGGCGGCGAATCGACCGCGGGCCTGATCGCGAACGCCGCCCGCCTCCTGTCCACCCATCCCGACGTGCAGACACGACTCCGGCAGGAACCCGCACTCGTCGACGCGTTCCTCGACGAGGCGCTGCGTCTCGAATCGCCGTTCCGCGGGCATCACCGGCACGTGGTCGCCGACACCACCCTCGGGGGCGTCGACCTGCCCGCGGGTAGCCATCTGCTCCTGCTGTGGGGCGCGGCCAACCGAGATCCGGCCGCGTTCGACCGGCCGGGCGAGATCGTGCTGGACCGTCCACACATCCGCTCCCACCTCGCGTTCGGCAAGGGCGTCCACTTCTGCGTCGGATCGGCGCTCGCCCGCATGGAGGCACTCACCGCCACCACCACACTGCTCGCGCGCACCGAGCAGTTCTCCCTCGCCGACGACGCCGAGTCACGGTGGCTCCCCAGCCTGCTCGTGCGCCGTCACAGCGCGCTCCCGCTCCGGATCGGGCAGGCGACACGCCCTGATTGA